The Rhodobacter sp. CZR27 genome includes a window with the following:
- a CDS encoding AAA family ATPase, with amino-acid sequence MEQEKADGPLEVTTALIADEASMPGLVEFWRILRRLGDASLLLCGDPGQLPPVSPGVVFHERVDDGDIARVILDRVHRQDEGTGIPAVAEAVRHGRIASLPVFAGAGAGVSFTRCSSERLPAEVHAMGRALAPARADRDGIQIIAPTSREIEALNGYFHSIAMRRGPAWPMWPRATGDLDKE; translated from the coding sequence ATCGAGCAGGAGAAGGCCGACGGCCCGCTCGAGGTGACCACGGCGCTTATCGCGGACGAGGCATCAATGCCGGGTCTCGTGGAATTCTGGCGGATCCTGCGGCGTCTCGGGGACGCCTCGCTCCTCCTGTGCGGCGACCCGGGGCAGCTGCCGCCTGTAAGTCCGGGTGTTGTGTTTCATGAGCGCGTGGACGACGGGGATATCGCGCGCGTGATCCTCGATCGCGTCCATCGCCAGGACGAGGGCACCGGCATCCCTGCGGTTGCCGAGGCCGTTCGTCACGGAAGGATCGCGAGTCTGCCCGTCTTCGCCGGGGCTGGGGCCGGAGTGAGCTTCACCCGCTGCAGCTCGGAAAGGCTTCCCGCAGAGGTCCACGCGATGGGGCGCGCCCTGGCTCCGGCCAGGGCAGACCGCGACGGCATCCAGATCATTGCGCCGACGAGCCGCGAGATCGAGGCGCTCAACGGTTATTTCCACAGCATCGCCATGCGGCGTGGCCCGGCATGGCCCATGTGGCCGAGGGCGACCGGTGATCTGGACAAGGAATGA
- the ttcA gene encoding tRNA 2-thiocytidine(32) synthetase TtcA, whose amino-acid sequence MIDELDDIHPILQGAPQTTEFRKLRKRIVRHVREALDHYGMVDGRDARWLVCLSGGKDSFTLLAALIELKWRGLLPVDLLACNLDQGQPGFPATVLPEFLARMGIPHRIEYQDTYSIVVDKIPQGRTYCSLCSRLRRGNLYRIAREEGCSAIVLGHHRDDILETFFMNLFHGGRLATMPPKLVNEDGDLYVYRPLAFVAEADCEKFAQGMNYPIIPCDLCGSQEGLQRQQVKQILDGWEARSPGRRQVMFRALMNTRPSHLLDPQLFDFAGLQTGQIRENPPQLRVDD is encoded by the coding sequence ATGATCGATGAGCTTGATGACATCCATCCCATTCTCCAAGGCGCTCCACAGACCACGGAATTCCGTAAGCTGCGCAAGCGGATCGTACGGCACGTTCGCGAAGCCCTTGACCACTACGGCATGGTGGATGGGCGGGATGCACGCTGGCTCGTTTGCTTGTCCGGCGGGAAAGACAGTTTCACTCTCCTGGCCGCCCTCATCGAGCTGAAGTGGCGCGGCCTGTTGCCGGTGGACCTGCTGGCATGCAACCTCGACCAGGGCCAGCCTGGCTTTCCGGCCACGGTCCTGCCGGAGTTTCTCGCCCGGATGGGAATCCCCCACCGCATCGAGTACCAGGACACCTACTCGATCGTTGTCGACAAGATCCCGCAGGGGCGCACCTATTGCTCGCTCTGCTCGCGGCTCCGTCGTGGCAACCTCTACCGGATTGCGCGCGAGGAAGGCTGTTCGGCCATCGTGCTCGGCCACCATCGCGACGACATCCTCGAGACCTTCTTCATGAACCTCTTCCACGGCGGGCGACTTGCGACCATGCCGCCGAAGCTCGTGAACGAGGACGGCGACCTCTACGTCTACCGGCCCCTGGCCTTCGTGGCCGAGGCCGATTGCGAGAAGTTCGCCCAAGGGATGAATTATCCGATCATTCCTTGCGATCTCTGCGGCTCGCAGGAAGGGCTGCAGCGCCAGCAGGTGAAGCAGATCCTTGACGGATGGGAGGCGCGCAGCCCCGGGCGGCGCCAGGTGATGTTCCGCGCGCTGATGAACACGCGGCCCTCGCATCTGCTCGACCCGCAGCTTTTCGACTTTGCCGGCCTGCAGACCGGACAAATCCGGGAAAATCCGCCGCAACTTCGCGTCGACGATTAA
- the yidD gene encoding membrane protein insertion efficiency factor YidD: MSPLAHLLALPVRAYRLVLSPWVGHGCRYQPTCSVYALEALERHGALKGGWLAARRLLSCHPWGGSGYDPVPGSDPGHDHRAP; the protein is encoded by the coding sequence ATGAGCCCCCTGGCGCATCTGCTGGCGCTGCCGGTGCGGGCCTACCGGCTGGTCCTCAGCCCCTGGGTCGGTCATGGCTGCCGCTATCAGCCGACCTGTTCCGTCTATGCGCTCGAGGCTCTGGAACGGCATGGTGCGCTGAAGGGCGGCTGGCTCGCGGCGCGCCGGCTGCTCAGCTGCCATCCCTGGGGCGGTTCGGGCTACGATCCCGTGCCGGGCAGCGATCCCGGGCATGACCACCGCGCCCCCTGA
- the yidC gene encoding membrane protein insertase YidC: MDDQNKNLILATGLSFLVIMVWFFLFPPPETVTDATQPVATQEVPAAPSATPDAPITAVPPDAELPATPRVGIDTPRLQGSISMLGGRIDDLSLKAYHETLDPKSDIVRLLSPVGKPNAYYALYGWTPAGSLDYEDVPGANTQWTQVGGSTLGVGQPVTLEWDNGQGLVFTRRVAVDDHYMFTVTEKVENRTGEAVRLAPYGIVARHGKPLNLQNFFVLHEGVVGRTDGTLAETKYGDLEELPEVAREGALAEVTEATQDGWIGFTDKYWMTTLIPQQGQPFTSVMKFVPGADIYQTETRQPLVSVEPGASTEVTSRLFAGAKEWEAIRAYQNEGFIEGGEAAEPIPGFIDSIDWGWFFFLTKPIFAVLHWLHALLGNMGLAIIALTVVLKALVLPLAYKSYVSMARMKELQPELEALRERAGEDKMLMQREMMRLYKEKKVNPAAGCLPILIQIPIFFSLYKVIFVTIELRHAPFYGWLKDLSAPDPSSIFNFFGLAPWAAPMPGTMMATIFIGVLPILLGVSMWLQQKLNPAPTDKSQAMIFAWLPWVFMFMLGSFASGLVLYWIVNNLITFSQQYVIMRSHGHHPDIFGNIKSSFSRKPAAAPAGKAANDSRPPAKKQKP, from the coding sequence ATGGACGACCAGAACAAGAACCTCATCCTGGCAACCGGACTCAGCTTCCTCGTGATCATGGTCTGGTTCTTCCTGTTCCCGCCGCCTGAGACGGTGACGGACGCCACCCAGCCCGTCGCGACGCAGGAGGTCCCGGCGGCCCCCTCGGCCACTCCGGACGCGCCCATCACCGCGGTGCCCCCGGATGCCGAACTGCCCGCGACGCCGCGCGTCGGCATCGACACGCCGCGCCTGCAGGGCTCGATCTCCATGCTCGGCGGCCGGATCGACGACCTGTCGCTGAAGGCCTATCACGAGACGCTCGACCCGAAGTCCGACATCGTCCGCCTGCTGTCGCCGGTGGGCAAGCCCAATGCCTATTACGCGCTCTATGGCTGGACCCCGGCGGGCAGCCTCGACTACGAGGACGTGCCGGGCGCGAACACCCAGTGGACGCAGGTGGGCGGCTCCACGCTCGGCGTGGGCCAGCCGGTGACCCTCGAATGGGACAATGGCCAGGGGCTCGTCTTCACCCGCCGCGTCGCGGTGGATGACCACTACATGTTCACCGTGACCGAGAAGGTCGAGAACCGCACCGGCGAGGCCGTGCGGCTTGCGCCCTACGGCATCGTGGCCCGGCACGGCAAGCCCCTGAACCTGCAGAACTTCTTCGTGCTGCACGAGGGCGTGGTCGGACGGACCGACGGGACCCTTGCCGAGACGAAGTATGGCGATCTCGAGGAACTTCCGGAAGTCGCGCGCGAGGGCGCGCTGGCCGAGGTCACCGAGGCCACGCAGGATGGCTGGATCGGCTTCACCGACAAGTACTGGATGACCACGCTCATCCCGCAGCAGGGCCAGCCCTTCACCAGCGTGATGAAATTCGTTCCGGGCGCCGACATCTACCAGACCGAGACGCGCCAGCCCCTCGTGTCGGTCGAGCCGGGCGCCAGCACCGAGGTCACCTCGCGCCTCTTCGCCGGGGCAAAGGAGTGGGAGGCCATCCGCGCCTACCAGAACGAGGGCTTCATCGAGGGCGGCGAGGCGGCCGAGCCGATCCCCGGCTTCATCGACTCGATCGACTGGGGCTGGTTCTTCTTCCTGACCAAGCCGATCTTTGCGGTCCTGCACTGGCTGCACGCGCTCCTCGGCAACATGGGCCTCGCGATCATCGCGCTGACCGTGGTGCTCAAGGCGCTGGTCCTGCCGCTCGCCTACAAGTCCTATGTCTCGATGGCGCGCATGAAGGAGCTGCAGCCGGAACTCGAGGCGCTGCGCGAGCGCGCCGGCGAGGACAAGATGCTGATGCAGCGCGAGATGATGCGGCTCTACAAGGAAAAGAAGGTCAACCCCGCCGCGGGCTGCCTGCCGATCCTGATCCAGATCCCGATCTTCTTCTCGCTCTACAAGGTGATCTTCGTCACGATCGAGCTGCGCCACGCGCCGTTCTACGGCTGGCTCAAGGACCTCTCGGCGCCCGATCCGTCGTCGATCTTCAACTTCTTCGGGCTGGCCCCCTGGGCCGCGCCGATGCCGGGAACGATGATGGCCACCATCTTCATCGGGGTCCTGCCGATCCTGCTCGGCGTCTCGATGTGGCTGCAGCAGAAGCTGAACCCGGCGCCGACCGACAAGTCGCAGGCGATGATCTTCGCCTGGCTGCCCTGGGTCTTCATGTTCATGCTGGGCAGCTTCGCCTCGGGCCTCGTGCTCTACTGGATCGTGAACAACCTGATCACCTTCAGCCAGCAATACGTGATCATGCGCAGCCACGGCCACCACCCGGACATCTTCGGCAACATCAAGTCGAGCTTCAGCCGCAAGCCGGCCGCTGCGCCTGCCGGAAAGGCCGCGAACGACAGCCGGCCGCCGGCGAAGAAGCAGAAACCATGA
- the yihA gene encoding ribosome biogenesis GTP-binding protein YihA/YsxC — MTSLPFPLSPEPEDLAREAGRLLFAGPVDFVKGVTTMEALPPADRIEVCFAGRSNVGKSSLINALTGRKSLARASNTPGRTQEINYFALGDSRYMVDLPGYGYAEAPKPLVERWQRLLKSYLAGRQTLRRAFVLIDTRHGIKAVDNEILTLLDRSAVTFQVVLTKADKVSRAEREAVLDQVRGALSKHPAAFPELVMTSSEKGDGIETLRAIIATLA; from the coding sequence ATGACCTCCCTTCCCTTCCCGCTGTCGCCCGAGCCGGAAGACCTTGCCCGCGAGGCCGGCCGTCTGCTCTTTGCCGGGCCGGTGGACTTCGTGAAGGGCGTGACCACGATGGAGGCCCTGCCGCCCGCCGACCGGATCGAGGTCTGCTTTGCCGGGCGGTCGAACGTCGGCAAGTCGAGCCTCATCAACGCGCTGACCGGGCGCAAGTCGCTGGCGCGGGCCTCGAACACCCCGGGCCGGACGCAGGAGATCAACTACTTCGCCCTCGGCGACAGCCGTTACATGGTCGACCTGCCGGGTTACGGCTATGCCGAGGCGCCCAAGCCCCTTGTCGAACGCTGGCAGCGCCTGCTGAAGAGCTATCTCGCCGGACGCCAGACCCTGCGCCGCGCCTTCGTGCTGATCGACACGCGGCACGGCATCAAGGCGGTGGACAACGAGATCCTGACCCTGCTCGACCGGTCGGCCGTGACCTTCCAGGTCGTGCTGACCAAGGCCGACAAGGTCAGCCGGGCCGAACGCGAGGCGGTGCTGGACCAGGTGCGGGGCGCCCTCAGCAAGCATCCCGCGGCCTTCCCCGAGCTGGTCATGACCAGTTCCGAGAAGGGCGACGGCATCGAGACGCTGCGGGCGATCATCGCCACGCTGGCCTGA
- a CDS encoding MOSC domain-containing protein, translating to MTARLGHICRHPIKAHGREELASVLLSPGACLPWDRHWAIAHESAKLEPGWSPCHNFSRGAKAPALMAITATFDESSRAVSLAHPDLSPITVRPDVAEEAERLVDWVRPLVPADRARPCRVVTAGRGMTDSAFPSVAILSLSSLSDLSERMGQPMSIHRWRGNLWVEGWAPWAEFGLIGQEIRVGSALLRIEERITRCRATSADPDTGRIDADTLGALERHYGHRDFGVYATVVEGGQIAIGEEVRT from the coding sequence ATGACGGCGCGGCTCGGCCACATCTGCCGGCACCCGATCAAGGCCCACGGACGCGAGGAACTCGCGTCCGTTCTGCTTTCGCCGGGCGCCTGCCTGCCCTGGGACCGCCACTGGGCCATCGCGCACGAGAGCGCGAAGCTGGAACCCGGCTGGTCGCCCTGTCACAACTTCAGCCGCGGCGCCAAGGCGCCGGCGCTGATGGCCATCACGGCGACATTCGACGAATCCTCTCGCGCCGTGAGCCTCGCCCACCCCGACCTGTCGCCGATCACCGTCCGTCCCGATGTGGCCGAGGAGGCCGAGCGACTGGTGGACTGGGTCCGCCCGCTCGTCCCCGCCGACCGTGCCCGGCCCTGCCGGGTGGTCACCGCCGGGCGCGGCATGACCGACAGCGCCTTTCCCTCCGTCGCGATCCTCTCGCTTTCGAGCCTGAGCGACCTTTCCGAACGCATGGGACAGCCGATGTCGATCCACCGCTGGCGCGGCAACCTCTGGGTCGAGGGCTGGGCGCCCTGGGCCGAATTCGGGCTGATCGGCCAGGAGATTCGCGTCGGCAGCGCCCTTCTCCGCATCGAGGAGCGTATCACCCGCTGCCGCGCCACCTCGGCCGATCCGGACACCGGCCGGATCGACGCCGACACGCTCGGCGCGCTGGAACGGCATTATGGCCACCGCGATTTCGGGGTTTACGCAACCGTGGTCGAAGGCGGCCAGATCGCGATCGGCGAAGAGGTGCGGACATGA
- the argB gene encoding acetylglutamate kinase: MTRDPIATARTLSEALPYLQRYAGAVVVVKFGGNAMGDQAAMAEFARDIVLMRQVGVNPVVVHGGGPMINELLGKLGIKSEFVRGKRVTDKATVEVVEMVLSGLVNKRIVQAINDQGGRAVGISGKDDDLMVCVADDPDLGFVGKPVEMNVQVLRDLYNAGIIPVVAPVATGMEENETFNVNGDTAAGAIAGALQADRLLLLTDVAGVKDESGTVLTQITPEQVREMTERGTISGGMIPKTETALAALEAGVRAVVILDGRIPNAGLIELFTDEGAGTLIRSTEPRVKPRGRP, from the coding sequence ATGACGCGTGACCCGATCGCCACCGCCCGCACCCTGTCCGAGGCCCTGCCCTATCTTCAGCGCTACGCCGGAGCGGTGGTGGTGGTGAAGTTCGGCGGCAATGCCATGGGCGATCAGGCCGCGATGGCCGAATTCGCCCGCGACATCGTGCTGATGCGGCAGGTGGGGGTCAACCCGGTGGTGGTGCACGGCGGCGGGCCGATGATCAACGAGCTGCTCGGAAAGCTGGGGATCAAGTCGGAGTTCGTGCGCGGCAAGCGCGTGACGGACAAGGCCACCGTCGAGGTGGTCGAGATGGTGCTGTCGGGTCTGGTCAACAAGCGCATCGTGCAGGCGATCAACGATCAGGGCGGCCGCGCGGTCGGCATCTCGGGCAAGGACGACGACCTGATGGTCTGCGTGGCCGACGATCCGGACCTCGGCTTCGTGGGCAAGCCCGTCGAGATGAACGTGCAGGTGCTGCGCGACCTCTACAACGCCGGGATCATTCCCGTCGTGGCGCCGGTGGCGACGGGGATGGAGGAGAACGAGACCTTCAACGTGAACGGCGACACCGCTGCAGGCGCGATCGCCGGCGCGCTTCAGGCCGACCGGCTGCTGCTGCTGACCGACGTCGCGGGCGTGAAGGACGAGAGCGGCACCGTGCTGACCCAGATCACGCCCGAACAGGTGCGCGAGATGACCGAGCGCGGCACGATCTCGGGCGGGATGATCCCCAAGACCGAGACGGCGCTGGCCGCGCTCGAGGCCGGGGTGCGCGCCGTGGTGATCCTCGACGGGCGTATCCCGAACGCCGGACTGATCGAGCTGTTCACCGACGAAGGCGCCGGCACGCTGATCCGCTCGACAGAGCCGCGGGTGAAGCCGCGCGGTCGGCCCTGA
- a CDS encoding molybdenum cofactor biosynthesis protein MoaE yields MRIVVQAEAFDFGAEASDFASGVSGAGAVVTFTGLVRDLSGGLSAMEIEHYPGMTERAISAIAAEAAERWQLLDALVIHRHGRLGPGEPIMMVATAAAHRAEAFAAAEFLMDYLKSRAPFWKKEITEAGADWVAAKDEDEAALRRW; encoded by the coding sequence ATGCGCATCGTGGTTCAGGCCGAGGCCTTCGACTTCGGCGCCGAGGCCTCTGACTTCGCGTCCGGCGTGTCGGGGGCAGGCGCGGTCGTGACCTTCACCGGCCTCGTGCGCGACCTCTCCGGCGGGCTCTCGGCCATGGAGATCGAGCACTATCCCGGCATGACCGAGCGGGCGATTTCCGCCATTGCGGCCGAGGCGGCCGAGCGCTGGCAGCTTCTCGACGCCCTCGTGATCCACCGCCACGGCCGGCTCGGCCCCGGCGAGCCGATCATGATGGTGGCCACCGCCGCCGCGCACCGGGCCGAGGCCTTCGCGGCCGCCGAGTTCCTGATGGATTACCTGAAGTCGCGCGCGCCCTTCTGGAAGAAGGAAATTACCGAGGCGGGCGCGGACTGGGTGGCGGCGAAGGACGAGGACGAGGCCGCCCTCCGCCGCTGGTAG
- a CDS encoding AAA family ATPase, whose translation MEEAAVASGGAVRLADALHPPGTAHMEGECALRLARLANASPVMRVTPPAQLDALLEANGDDQPFPLTEMQREAVRMAHRHRLMVLAGYAESGKTTVLRGVCDTLEAVGRAPLIVTLSGCAA comes from the coding sequence GTGGAAGAAGCTGCAGTTGCCTCGGGCGGCGCGGTGCGGCTCGCTGATGCGCTCCATCCGCCCGGGACGGCCCATATGGAGGGCGAGTGCGCCCTCAGGCTGGCGCGTCTGGCGAATGCCTCGCCGGTCATGAGGGTCACGCCCCCGGCCCAGTTGGATGCGCTGCTCGAGGCTAATGGGGACGACCAGCCGTTCCCGCTGACGGAAATGCAGCGCGAAGCAGTGCGGATGGCCCACCGGCACCGGTTGATGGTGCTGGCAGGCTATGCCGAGTCGGGCAAGACGACCGTCCTGCGGGGCGTCTGCGACACGCTGGAGGCAGTGGGGCGTGCGCCCCTCATCGTGACGCTGTCCGGCTGTGCCGCGTAG
- a CDS encoding histidine phosphatase family protein, with protein MNKRLILIRHAKSAWDDPLLPDHDRPLNARGLGAARDLGQWLASRGYVPGEVLCSDALRTRATWEGIAPALPDAPEPMLKPTLYHAGSDVMLAVLRHATAETVCMIGHNPGIAEFAHRLVKHRPLNTEFQKYPTGATLVADFGQIDWSDVGYGMAEPVDFIVPRELVA; from the coding sequence ATGAACAAGCGTCTGATCCTGATTCGCCATGCGAAATCGGCCTGGGACGATCCGCTGCTCCCCGACCATGACCGACCGCTCAACGCCCGCGGCCTCGGCGCCGCGCGCGATCTTGGCCAGTGGCTCGCCTCGCGGGGCTATGTGCCCGGCGAAGTCCTCTGCTCGGATGCGCTGCGCACCCGTGCCACCTGGGAAGGCATCGCGCCGGCCCTGCCCGACGCGCCCGAGCCGATGCTGAAGCCCACGCTCTACCATGCCGGCTCGGACGTGATGCTGGCGGTGCTGCGGCATGCCACGGCCGAGACGGTCTGCATGATCGGCCACAACCCGGGCATCGCGGAGTTCGCCCATCGGCTGGTGAAGCACCGGCCGCTGAACACCGAGTTTCAGAAATATCCGACCGGCGCAACGCTGGTGGCGGACTTCGGCCAGATCGACTGGAGCGACGTGGGCTATGGCATGGCCGAGCCGGTGGACTTCATCGTGCCCCGCGAACTGGTGGCCTGA
- a CDS encoding ferredoxin: MLDQIAAGAAGHALAVLGACPVTAEDGLPEGTRTLVLLGPREPGFWPRFVESPEWQDRAPDPMDRWSRRVIESLARQFEAEPVFPFGGPPYWPFYGWALRTGRSFASPVRLLVHDEAGLYFSCRGALALREVLPVQASRSPCEGCEAQPCLTACPPRALTANGYDVPACHAFLDTAAGADCLSRGCAVRRACPRSQGHARMEAQSAYHMRQFHR, from the coding sequence ATGCTCGACCAGATCGCGGCAGGCGCCGCCGGCCATGCGCTGGCGGTGCTCGGGGCCTGTCCTGTCACGGCCGAGGACGGGCTGCCTGAAGGGACGAGAACGCTTGTCCTGCTCGGCCCGCGCGAACCGGGCTTCTGGCCGCGGTTCGTGGAGAGCCCCGAATGGCAGGATCGCGCGCCCGATCCGATGGACCGCTGGTCGCGCCGGGTGATCGAAAGCCTTGCCCGTCAGTTCGAGGCGGAGCCGGTCTTTCCCTTCGGCGGCCCGCCCTACTGGCCGTTCTACGGTTGGGCGCTGCGCACCGGCCGCAGCTTCGCCTCGCCGGTCCGGCTGCTGGTGCATGACGAGGCAGGCCTCTACTTCTCGTGTCGCGGCGCGCTGGCGCTGCGCGAGGTGCTGCCCGTCCAGGCCTCCCGCTCGCCCTGCGAGGGTTGCGAGGCGCAGCCCTGCCTGACCGCCTGCCCGCCCAGGGCATTGACGGCGAACGGCTATGACGTTCCCGCCTGCCATGCCTTCCTTGACACCGCAGCGGGCGCCGACTGCCTGTCACGCGGCTGCGCGGTTCGCCGCGCTTGCCCCCGCTCGCAGGGCCATGCAAGGATGGAAGCTCAATCCGCCTACCACATGAGGCAGTTCCACCGATGA
- a CDS encoding SDR family oxidoreductase: protein MGEQKIMVLTGASRGIGHATVKRFSNEGWRVLTCSRYPFDDRCPWPRGEEDHIQVDLASPEMTIAAIETIKGRIDGKLHALVNNAGVSPKGPRGERLDTLTTDLRTWGQVFHVNFFASVVLARGLQNELTAGQGSIVNVTSIAGSRVHPFAGAAYATSKAALAALTREMAHDFGPLGVRVNAIAPGEVETAILSPGTDKIVEKLPLRRLGQPKEVADAIWFLCSDQSSYISGAEIEINGAQHV from the coding sequence ATGGGCGAACAGAAGATCATGGTGCTGACCGGGGCGAGCCGCGGCATCGGGCATGCGACGGTGAAGCGGTTCTCGAACGAGGGCTGGCGCGTGCTCACCTGCTCGCGCTACCCGTTCGACGACCGCTGCCCCTGGCCGCGCGGCGAGGAGGATCACATCCAGGTGGACCTCGCCAGTCCCGAGATGACCATCGCCGCCATCGAGACGATCAAGGGGCGCATCGACGGCAAGCTGCATGCGCTGGTCAACAATGCCGGGGTCTCGCCCAAGGGTCCGAGGGGAGAGCGGCTCGACACGCTGACCACCGACCTGCGCACCTGGGGGCAGGTGTTCCATGTCAACTTCTTCGCCTCGGTGGTGCTGGCGCGCGGCCTGCAGAACGAGCTGACGGCCGGTCAGGGATCGATCGTCAACGTGACCTCGATCGCGGGCAGCCGGGTGCATCCCTTCGCGGGCGCGGCCTATGCCACGTCCAAGGCCGCGCTGGCGGCCCTGACGCGCGAGATGGCGCATGACTTCGGCCCGCTCGGCGTGCGGGTGAACGCCATTGCACCGGGCGAGGTCGAGACGGCGATTCTCTCGCCCGGCACCGACAAGATCGTCGAGAAGCTGCCTCTGCGCCGGCTGGGCCAGCCGAAGGAGGTCGCGGACGCGATCTGGTTCCTGTGCTCTGACCAGTCGAGCTACATCTCGGGCGCCGAGATCGAGATCAACGGCGCCCAGCACGTCTGA
- a CDS encoding bifunctional diguanylate cyclase/phosphodiesterase, whose protein sequence is MQDRSASWTGIARVGRRLRRPEALAFLPAISLLAYWLGGEMHLVLVALGLPLIYAVAGTFEEGETAGLRDRLDELALRPQVIAALDAVLADGGAGRTTGCLVLQFDEMEKLLDRHGRAAQTEVLARSGERLCAALREGDVVARLEGGGFAVALHPVRRLDLESMIQLAARLQAAAAAPISLDGVRLYVTCSIGFCLAARSPAPRGRAMLDAAQVAADEAQRNGPGAVRAYAPEMARKRADRDALRELLEVALDGGQIVPWFQPQICSRTGSVSGFEALARWQHPDRGLIPPSEFLSAIEEAGLSERLGEVMLYQALTALRQWDREGFSVPSVGVNFSVAELRNPRLVERLKWELDRFELAPSRLSIEILETVVAEGASDVVVHNIAGLGALGCGIDLDDFGTGHASITTIRRFALRRLKIDRSFVTRADEDRDQQTMLAAIISMAERLGLETLAEGVETPGERVMLAQLGCGHLQGFGIARPMPFAEAVTWLQSQGTRRVSAARRGSRGI, encoded by the coding sequence ATGCAGGACCGGAGTGCATCTTGGACGGGGATCGCCCGTGTCGGCAGGCGGCTGCGCCGGCCGGAGGCGCTCGCCTTCCTGCCTGCCATCAGCCTCCTGGCCTACTGGCTCGGCGGCGAGATGCATCTTGTCCTGGTCGCGCTCGGCCTGCCCCTGATCTATGCCGTTGCCGGCACCTTCGAGGAGGGCGAGACCGCCGGGCTGCGCGACAGGCTCGACGAACTGGCGCTGCGGCCGCAGGTGATTGCCGCCCTAGATGCCGTCCTTGCCGACGGGGGCGCGGGCCGGACGACCGGCTGCCTCGTGCTGCAGTTCGACGAGATGGAAAAGCTGCTCGACCGGCATGGCCGCGCGGCGCAGACCGAGGTGCTGGCCCGGAGCGGCGAACGACTCTGTGCGGCGCTGCGCGAGGGCGATGTCGTGGCGCGTCTGGAAGGCGGCGGCTTCGCGGTGGCCCTGCATCCGGTGCGCCGGCTCGATCTCGAATCGATGATCCAGCTGGCCGCGCGCCTGCAGGCCGCGGCGGCGGCCCCGATCAGCCTCGACGGGGTCCGGCTCTATGTCACCTGCTCGATCGGCTTCTGTCTCGCGGCCCGCTCGCCCGCGCCACGGGGGCGCGCCATGCTCGATGCGGCGCAGGTGGCGGCCGACGAGGCGCAGCGGAACGGTCCCGGCGCCGTCCGGGCCTATGCACCCGAAATGGCGCGCAAGCGTGCCGACCGGGATGCCCTGCGCGAATTGCTGGAGGTTGCGCTGGACGGCGGCCAGATCGTGCCCTGGTTCCAGCCGCAGATCTGCAGCCGGACCGGCAGCGTCAGCGGATTCGAGGCCTTGGCGCGCTGGCAGCATCCCGATCGCGGGCTGATCCCGCCGTCCGAGTTCCTTTCGGCCATCGAGGAAGCCGGCCTGTCCGAACGGCTGGGAGAGGTCATGCTCTACCAGGCCCTGACGGCCCTCCGGCAATGGGATCGCGAGGGATTCTCCGTGCCGAGCGTGGGGGTGAACTTCTCCGTGGCCGAATTGCGCAATCCGCGCCTCGTCGAACGCCTGAAGTGGGAGCTCGACCGATTCGAACTGGCGCCGTCACGGCTCTCGATCGAGATCCTCGAGACCGTCGTGGCGGAAGGGGCAAGCGACGTGGTCGTTCACAACATCGCGGGGCTTGGGGCGCTCGGCTGCGGCATCGACCTTGACGATTTCGGCACCGGCCACGCATCGATCACCACGATCCGCCGCTTCGCGCTGCGCCGGCTGAAGATCGACCGCAGCTTCGTGACGCGCGCGGACGAGGACAGGGACCAGCAGACCATGCTGGCGGCGATCATCTCCATGGCAGAGCGGCTGGGCCTCGAGACGCTGGCCGAAGGCGTGGAAACGCCGGGAGAACGGGTCATGCTGGCGCAACTCGGCTGCGGCCACCTGCAGGGCTTCGGCATCGCGCGGCCGATGCCCTTCGCCGAGGCGGTCACATGGCTCCAGTCGCAGGGCACCCGCCGCGTCAGCGCCGCCCGGCGCGGATCGCGCGGGATCTGA
- the rnpA gene encoding ribonuclease P protein component: protein MMPPEAGGTGSDAASAGSPAVSSLPTLEILRKRADFLRAAQARRQGTPGFLLQARRRGDEGGIRVGFTCSKKVGNAVTRNRAKRRLRSLAREVLAGKGHPGWDYVLVGRPGATIERPYAALLSDLDRALGQIHGSGR, encoded by the coding sequence ATGATGCCGCCGGAGGCCGGAGGGACAGGCAGCGATGCCGCATCCGCCGGTTCCCCGGCGGTTTCGTCGCTTCCGACGCTGGAGATCCTCAGGAAACGCGCCGACTTCCTGCGCGCCGCGCAGGCGCGGCGCCAGGGCACGCCCGGCTTCCTGCTGCAGGCCCGCCGCCGCGGCGACGAGGGCGGCATCCGCGTGGGCTTCACCTGCTCGAAAAAGGTCGGCAACGCCGTGACGCGCAACCGCGCGAAGCGGCGCCTTCGGTCGCTGGCGCGCGAGGTTCTCGCGGGCAAGGGTCATCCGGGCTGGGATTACGTCCTTGTCGGCCGCCCCGGCGCGACGATCGAGCGTCCCTATGCCGCCCTCCTGTCCGACCTCGACCGGGCGCTCGGCCAGATCCACGGCTCGGGGCGATGA